DNA sequence from the Amycolatopsis sp. Hca4 genome:
CTACGTCAACACCACGGCCGAGGTGAAGGCCGAAACCGACATCTGCTGCACGTCATCGAACGCCGTGGACGTCGTCGCCTCCATCCCCGCTGACCAGGAAGTTCTCTTCCTGCCGGACCAGTTCCTCGGCGCCCACGTCAAGCGCGTCACCGGCCGGGAGAACATGCACATCTGGGCCGGGGAGTGCCACGTCCACGCCGGCATCAACGGCGCCGAGCTGGCCGCGCGCGCGGCCGAGGAGCCGGACGCCGACCTGTTCATCCACCCCGAGTGCGGCTGCGCGACCTCGGCGCTCTACCTGGCCGGCGAGGGTGCCGTGGCGCCCGACCGGGTCAAGATCCTGTCCACCGGGGACATGGTCCACGAGGCCCGCGACACGCGCGCCAAGACCGTGCTGGTGGCCACCGAGATCGGCATGATCCACCAGCTCCGCAAGGCCGCGCCGGGCATCGACTTCCGCGCGGTGAACGACCGGGCGTCCTGCCGGTACATGAAGATGATCACGCCCGCGGCGCTGCTGCGCTGCCTGCGCGACGGTCTCGACGAGGTCCACGTCGACCTCGAGACGGCCGCCCGCGCGAAGGCCTCGGTGCAGCGGATGATCGAAATCGGGCAGCCCGGCGGCGGCGAATGACCACGCCGGTTAATGACCCACGGGCGAAAACTCCGGTCTGGGAAGCACGCGCCGACCTGGTCGTGATCGGCAGCGGCGTCGCGGGGCTGACCGCGGCGCTGCGGGCGCAGGCCCTCGGGCTGCACGTCCTGGTGATCACCAAGGCCGCCGTTGCGGACGGCAACACGCGCTGGGCCCAGGGCGGCGTCGCCGTGGTCATGGAGAACGAGCACGACCTCGACGACTCGGTCGCCAGGCACGCGGAAGACACGTTCACCGCCGGCGCCGGCCTGTGCGACGAGGCGGCGGTGCGCTCGATCCTCGACGGCGGGCCGGCCGCGGTGGCCCGGCTGCGGGCCGACGGCGCGCAGTTCGACGCTGCGGCGTCCGGCCTGCTCGCGCGGGCCCGCGAAGGCGGGCACAGCGCCTTCCGCGTCATCCACGCCGGTGGCGACGCGACCGGCGCCGAGGTCGAACGCGCGCTGGTCGCGCAGGCCGGGCAGACGGGGGTGCCGGTGCTGGAGCACCACATCGCCGTCGACGCGCTGCGCACGCCCGGCGGCCGGGTCGCCGGCGTCACGGTGCTGGACCACCACGGCGTACCCGGCGTCGTCCGCGCGCCGGCCGTGCTGGTGGCCAGCGGCGGCCTCGGGCAGCTCTACCAGGCGACGTCGAACCCGGAGATCGCCACCGGCGACGGCATCGCCCTCGCGCTGCGGGCCGGTGCGACGGTGGCGGACATCGAGTTCGTCCAGTTCCACCCGACCGTGCTCTACACGCCGGGCGCCCGCGGCCGCTGCCCGCTGGTCACCGAAGCGGTGCGCGGCGAGGGGGCGACACTGGTCGACGGCGCCGGCCTGCCGGTGATGCGGGGTGTGCACCCGCTCGGCGACCTCGCCCCGCGTGACGTCGTCTCGGCGGCGATCACGCGGCGGATGCTCACCGCGCCGGGCGGCATCGACGACCACGTCTTCCTGGACGCGACCGGCATCGAGGGGTTCGCGCAGCGGTTCCCTACGGTGTTCGGGGCGTGCGCGGCGCTGGGTCTCGACCCGGCCGTCGACCCGATTCCGGTGACCCCGGCGGCGCACTTCTCGTGCGGTGGCATCGTGACCACTGTGGCCGGTCGCTCGTCCGTGGCCGGGCTGTACGCGGCCGGCGAGGTCGCGCGCACCGGGCTGCACGGTGCGAACCGGCTGGCGTCCAACAGCCTGCTCGAAGGGCTGGTCGTCGGGCAGCGCGTGGCGGAGGCCGTCGCGGCGGACCTCGCGGCCGGGCTGCTGGCCGACCCGGCGCGCGGGCGCCTGCCGTCGTGGACCACCGCGCCCGCGGCGGAACGCGACTCGCTGCAGCGCGTGATGAGCCGGTACGCGGCCATCGGCCGGGACGCCGACGGGCTGGCGGCCGCCGGTTCGGTGCTCGATCTCTCCCTTTCGGACACTCCGTTGTGGACGCACGCGGCGGTCGAGGACGCGGCGCTGACCGTGGTGGCGCAGGCGATGCTCGCCGCGGCCGTCCGGCGCACCGAGTCGCGGGGCTGCCACGTGCGGACCGACTTCCCGGACCGTGACGACGCCTGGCGGCGCAGCCAGCTGATCCGGCTCAGCCCCTCCGGCCAGCCCGTGCTGGCCGACCCGATCCCCCTGGAGGGCGTGGCATGACGTTCCCGATCTCCGACACCGTCCGCCGGCTGGTCGCGGCCGCCGGGCTGGACGTCGACGACGTCGAGCGCGTGGTCACCACGGCGCTGGGCGAGGACCTGCGGTACGGGCCGGACGCGACGACGGCCTCGACGGTGCCCGCGGACGCGGCCGCGGTCGCCGAGCTGACCCCGCGCGTCGACGGCGTCGTCGCCGGGCTGCCGGTGGCGCTCGCGGTGTTCGACATGGTCCTCGGCGACGGGTACGAGGTGCTGGCCCGGCGCGAAGACGGTGACCGGCTGGTCGCCGGGGAACCGGCGCTGGTGCTGGCCGGTCCGGTGCGCGGGCTGCTCACCGCCGAGCGCACGGCGCTGAACCTGCTGTGCCACCTCTCCGGCGTCGCCACCGCGACCGCCGCCTGGGTGTCCGAAGTGGACGGTACCGGGTGCGCGATCCGCGACTCCCGCAAGACGCTGCCGGGGCTGCGGCTGCTGCAGAAGTACGCCGTCCGCTGCGGCGGCGGGGTCAACCACCGGCTGGGACTCGGTGACGCGGTGCTGATCAAGGACAACCACGTCGTCGCGGCGGGTTCGGTGACCGCGGCGCTGGCCGCGGCCCGTGCGCACGCGCCGGAACTGGCCTGCGAGGTCGAGGTCGACACGCTCGACCAGCTGGACGAAGCGCTGGCCGCCGGGGCGGACGAGGTGCTGCTGGACAACTTCACGCCCGAGCAGTGCCGCCGGGCGGTGGCGCGCCGCGACGAGGTTTCGCCGAAGACGCGGCTGGAATCCTCTGGTGGGCTCACCCTGGACCGTGGTAGGGCGTACGCACTGTCCGGTGTGGACTACCTGTCGGTGGGCGGGCTGACCCACTCCTCGCCGGCGTTGGACCTCGGCATGGACCTGCGCTGAGGCGTGCCGGGCGGCTAGACTGGCGGTGGCGGAATTCCTTGTCCGCCACCGTCTTTCGGCTTCGGGGGTTCGGGTGCGGTTACCGGCGGTGCTCGCGGTGGCAGGCCTTCTGACGGCGTCGGGCGTGCTGGGGGCTCCGGCCGCTTCGGCGGAGGGCTGCGCGAACCCGTCCGGCACCTACACCGGCGAGGTCCCGTGGGGCCAGCGCCTGGTCGACCCGGCGCGGTTGTGGCCGCTGACCCGCGGCGACGGCCAGCTGGTGGCCGTGCTCGGCACCGGCGTCGACGCGCAGAACGCGCAGTTCGCGCCCGGCCAGCTCGAAGGCGGCGCCGGCACCGAGCGCACGGACTGCGACGGCCGCGGCACGATCGCGGCCGGGATCGTCGGCGCGCAGCCGGATCCGGCGACGACGTTCGCCGGCGTCGCGCCCGGCGTGCGGCTGCTGCCGATCCGGTACACGGCGGGCGACGGCGGCGATCCGGGCCAGCTGGCCGACGCGATCGACCGGGCCGTGGACCGGCGCGCGAGCGTGATCCTGGTCGCCGTGCCCGCGGCGGCCGACAGCCCGGCGCTGTCCGGTGCGGTGGCGCGGGCGCGGTCCGCCGGTGCGGTGGTCGTCTCGGCGGCGTCGGCGACCCAGCAGGGCGCGCGGACTTATCCGACGGCGACGTCCGGGGTACTGGCCGTGGGGTCGGTGAACCAGGCGGGCGAGCCGGTGCAGACGGAAGCGGGGGACTACGTCGGGGTCGCGGCACCGGGCGCGGACCTGGTGAGCACATCGGCGGGCGCGGGCGGCGCGGCGGCGCACCGCTGGCCGGTGACCGATCCGAGCCTCGCGGCGGGGTACGTCGCCGGGGTCGCGGCGCTGGTGCGGGCCTACCACCCGGAGCTGTCCGGCGACCAGGTCGTCACCCGCCTGACGTTGACGGCCCACCGCCCGCCGTCCGGGGCACACGACCCGCGGCTGGGCTGGGGAGTCCTGGACGCGTACGCGGCGGTGTCCTCGACGCTGCCCGCCGACGTCCCGCCGCCCGGTGCGGTTCCGCCGTCGGCCTCGGCCCCGGCGGTGGTCCCGGCCGCCGCTCCCGCACCGCCCCCGTCGGACGTCCCGGCGGGCACGATCGCCCTGGCCGGGGTCGCCTTGGCCGCGGCCGCCGGCGTGACGGTGGCGGCGGTCCGCCGCGCCCGCCGTCGAGGCTGGCGTCCCACCCGCTTCACCCCGTAACCCGTGTCGATCCTCCAAACACGTGTGATGCCCCTTCAATCACGAGTGATGCCCGCTCAGTCACGCGAGATACCCCTTCGGGCACACGAGCTCCGGTGATCGGGGACGGGATTCGCGTGATTGAGGGCGGATCTCGCGTGATTGGCGGGCGAACTCGCGTGACTGGAGGGGCATCACGTGTGTGGAGTTGCCCCGGTGGGGCGGACACGGGGTTTTCAGGCAGCCAGGGCTTGAGCGTAGTTGGTTCGGGCTTCGGCCGGGGTGTGCTGGCCGATGGCGGAGTGCAGTCTCTTGTTGTTGTAGTAGCGCAGCCAGGTGAACACGTCGTGGCGGGCTGCTGCTCTGGTGGGCCAGATCGTGGTGCCGATCTCGGTCTTCAACGTGGCGAAGAAGGCTTCGGCGACGGCGTTGTCGTAGCAGGACCCGACCCGCCCCACTGACGGGCGGATCTTCCTTTCGGCGAGCGCGGTGCGGAACTGGCCGGAGGTGTACTGGACGCCGCGGTCGGAATGGAACACCGCATCGGGCTGGATGAGGCCGCGGGCTGCGGCGAGGTCGATGGCCTGGCAGACCAGGGTGGTGCGCATATGGTCGGCCATGGCGTGGCCGACGATTTCGCGGGTGTGCAGGTCGATGACGGTGGCCAGGTAGAGCCAGCCCTCGAAGGTGGGCAGGCAAGTGATGTCCCCGACCAGCCGGGTGCCGGGCGCGGATGCGGTGAAGTCGCGGCGGATCAGATCACCGACCGGCGCGGTCGGGCCGGCCGCGGGCCGGGTCAACGCTCGGCGTTTGCGGCGGGTGATCCCGGCCAGCCCGTGCTCCCGCATCAGCCGCTCCACCCGCTTGTGATTCACCACGATCCCGCGCCGGTGCAGCTCCGCAGTCACTCGCGGCACCCCATAAGCACCCCGGTGCTCGGCGTGAATTCCGGCGATCACCCGAACCAGCCCGGCCTCGGCCTCCGCCCGCGCGGCCCGGGCCTCCTCGGCGGCGACCCACTCGTGGAAGCCCTGCCGGCGCAAGCCGAGGACCTGGCACAACCGCTTCACACCGAAGGTGGTGCGGTGTTCGGAGATGAACCGGTAGCGGTAGATCATCGATCCATCTCGCGCGCAAAATAGGCGGCCGCTTTCCGCAGGATCTCCTTCTCCTTCTGCAGCTCAGCGACCTGCTTCCGCAACCGCGTCACCTCATCGGTCACCGCCGGGTCCTCTGCCGGCGGCCCGGCTTCGGCGGCCTGCTTGGCCACGTTCACCCACGAGCGCAGCGTCTCGTGGTTGACCCCGAGTTCGCGGGCGATCTGCCGCAACGGCCGGTCACTCGAGTTGACCAGCTCGACCGCGTCACGACGGAACTGCTCCGGATACTTCGACCTGCGAGACACCAGGACATCCTCCCTCCAGACCACTGTCTGGAATCAAGGTGTCCGGCCCCACGGGGCAACTCCATGTGATTGGAGGGGCATCACTCGTGATTGGCGGGGCGACACGTCAGGCGGGGACGGGGCGGGTGGAGCCGATGATCGTCACCGCGCCGGCGACGTGGATCGTGAAGTCGGCTCCCTCGCGGGTGAAGCGGGTGATCTGCTCGCGGGGGGTGCTGCGGTCGTGGGATTCCCAGCCGGCCTCGTGGAGGGCCGGGATGAGGGACGCCAGGTGACTTTCCGGCGCGGCCGGGTGGTCGACGCGGACGCCGTACTGCCAGCACAGGAGGTGGCCCGGGCTGGTCGGGTCGCAGTCCAGCTCGCCGGACAGCGTCGGGTCCGCCGGGCCGCCGAAGGCGGCCGCGACGTCGTCGATCACCGTGGTCAGCTCGGCCGCCAGGCGGGTCAGTTCCGGGGTCATCGGAGGTCACCGCCCGAGGTGAGCACGCGGTAGATGTTCGTCCACGAATCGGAACCCGGCTTCAGCACGTCGTTGTGCGACGACACGCCCCACAGCGCCGAACCGGAAGCGTCGTTGCCGGTCGGCAGCTCGGTCACGCCGGAGAAGACGTCCGGGTCCGCACCGTGGCCGATGCCGGTCCACTCCAGGCCCCACGCGTTGCCCTGCGCGAGCACGATCGGGTCCAGCGGGGCCGTCATCGAGAACCGCTGGACGCCCGCCTGGCTCGCCGGCAGGTCGGACGGCGACCACACGCCGTGGCCCATGCCCGCCGACTCCACGTGCAGGACGCGGTCGACGTCGAGGCCGTGGGCCTCGGCCAGCCCGACCGTCGCCCCGCCGTAGCTGTGCCCGATCGCGGTCAGCGAGACGCCGGAGCCCGCGTGGCTCGCGATCTCGCCGCGCAGGTCGTCGGCGAAGTGCTTGAGGTCCGGCGCCATCGCCTGCGCGTACCCCGCGTCCGGCCCCTGCGCCACCGGCCCCTGCGGGAACACCCCGTCGGCCCAGACGACGACCGCCGTGCGCCCGGACGGGTCCGCGGCCACCAGGCTGCGCCCGAGGCCGGCGTAGGCGTCGAAGTTCGACATCTGCGTGTTGACGCCCGGCACGAACAGCCCGACGTTCCGCGTCCCCGGCTCGATGTGCCCGACCAGCTCGACGATCCGCCCGTTGCCGGACGGATCGAACCGCAGGATCTGCCGGTCGTGCGCGAGGATGTCCTCGTACAGCTTGATCCGCGCCTGTGACCGCGCGACCTCGTCGGGATCGGTCAACGCGGCCAGCCGCAACCGCTCGGCGGTCAACGCGTCGGCGACCTTGCCGCGGTTGTCCGCGATCGCGTGCGCCCACGCCCCGGTGTCGGCCGAGCCGCCGATCCCGGCCGGGTTTCCCGCGCGGGGCAACGGGTCCTCGGGCAGCAGCGCCCGGTACATCGCCGCGACCTGTGCGTCCGCCCGCCGGTAGCCGGCCGCGCAGGCCGTCAGTCCACTTTGGAGTGTCCGGAGCCGGGACACGCTCGATTCGAGCTTCGCGCCCAGCTCCGTCATCGTCTTCTCGAACGTCTTGGCCGCGGCCGCGGACTCGCTGACCTGGCCGAAGGCGGCGGCGGGCAGCTTCTCGCCCGCCACCGCCGACTGCGCCGTGCCCAAGCTTTCGGCCCGCGAGCCGAACTCGCCCGCCACGGTGTCCAGGCGCGCCGGGGCGACGCGGTAGCCCGCCGCCGTCATCGGACACTGCCTTTCATCAGACGCTGTCTTCGCCGATGACCGGGGGCGCGACCGGGGCCGACTGGCCCCAGACGTTCTCGGTCTCCACCAGCCACGCCGGGATCCGCCGTCCGGAGCCCATGTCCCCGCCGCCGCCCATGCCCATCGGCATCATGGGCATCATCGGCATCGCGCTCTTGGCCGCCGCCGCGCCCACGGCGCCCGCCGCCCCGCCCGCGAGCCCGCTCAGCGCGTTGCCCGCGCCGCCGTCCCCGGCCAGGCCGGAGTGCGCCGCCGGGACCTCGCCCGGGCCGGTGAGCCCACCGCCGACCGGGACACCGCCGCCGCCGAGCGAAGGCGCGTCACCGCCGCCGATCGGGATGCCGCCGCCGGTGCCGCCTTCGACACCGGCGCCGCCCCCGCCGAGCTTCGTGCCGGGAGGCTGTTCCTTGTCGTCCTTGGGGTCCTTGCCGGTCGCCCACGACGGCACCTTCGGCATGATCGAGCCGAACCGGCCGAACGCGGCGGCCGAAGCCGCGGCGAGCCCGGCGGTGAACATGTCGCCGAACAGCGGGTTCGACGTCGGCACGGTCGTCCCCGGCTGGGTCGTCGTGCCGCCACCGGGCAGCGGGTGCCCGTCGGTGGGGGTGACGACGACACCGGGACCGCCGGTCATGCCGTTGCCGACGAGCCCCGGTGAGCCGGTGCTGCCCGCGCCACCGCCCGCGGGCGGCGTCGCCGGTGTCTGGACGGCGTTCGGCGAAGCCGGGATCGACTCCTCCGCGACGGTGTACTCGCCGGCGAGCTGGGTCATCACGACGATCGCTTTGCCGTGCGCCGACCCGGCGGCGTTCGCGGCGGCCTGCTGCGCTTCGACGTTCGCGATGGCCTGCTGGCGCTGCTGCGCCGCGGCCTGGATAACAGCCGGGGAGGCGTCCGGCGGCAGCAGCGGCGGGTTCACCGCGAGCGCGACGTCGGCCGGGGCGACGTCCGGCACCGAGACCGGCGGCGGCATCTCCTTCTTGGCCTTGACCAGCGCGTCGGCGGCGTCGTCGAGCATCACGTTCATCGCCTCCGCGGTCTGCGCCACCTTCGAGATGCCGTTCGCGAGGTCGATGATCATCCGCTGGTACTGGTCGGCCGCGCCACCTGTCCACTGGTCCTTGAACTCGGTCAGCTCGGCGTTGAGGTTGTGGGCCTGCTCGTGCAGGTGCAGCGCGGCGGACTTCCACTTGTCGGCGGCGTGCCGCGCGCTGTTCGGGTCGCCGGCCTGCAGCATCGCGTACAGCTGCTGGTGGCTGTAGGCGGCGAAGTTCGTGTGCGCGGTGTTCGTCATCCCTTGCGGCTCCCGTTCGTGTCACCCGCGCCGAGCAGGCCGAGCACCGGGTCGAGCAGGCCGGTGACGGCGCCCGAAGCGTGCAGGTCCCCGGCCACCGACTGGTCCGCGTGCTGGTAGCCGTCGGCGACCGTGGTGGTGACGTCCTGGGCGAACCCGATCGCGCTGCGAACCTGGTCGAGCAGGCCCTGCATCTCCGAGACGGCGGCGCGGTGGGCGTCGGCCAGCGACCCGGCCTCGCCGAACTCGCCGAACAGCAGCGGCTCCTCGCCGAGGGTGAGCAGGAAGTCGTTCGGTTTCGACATCGCGTGGATCTGGGTCTCCAGCTCCCGCACGAAGTCCTTCAGCGATTCCAGGTGGACGTAGTACGACTGGTCTGGCATCGGTCCCGGCTCTCTGGCGCGATGAGGCTGACAGGGGGAAAGCCGGTCGGCCGGTGCGAGCGGGGGGTTTCCCGCACCGGCCGACCGACGTCTGGGGCGCGGGTCAGCCCGCGAACAGTCCCTGGTTGCGGTTCTCCAGCGACTGCTGGAGGTCGTGCGCCTCGCCGACCTTCCCGCCGAACTGCGCGATGATCGCGACGATGTCCGCGGTGGCCTGGCGCAGGCGCGTCTCCGCCTGGCGGGCGGCGTCACCGGCGGAGCTGCCGGAGGCGTACCAGGTCGCGGTGATCGGCTGCAGGTTCTGGTGCAGCTGCTCCAGCTGCGAGGTGAGCGCCTTGGCCTTGGCGGCCAGGGATGCCGAGCTGTGCTGCAGCGCGGCGAAGTTGATTTCGACGACGTCGGCCATGGTGGGCGTCCTCTCGGGTCAGGGGTTGAGGCGGGGGAGCACGCCCGAGCCCTCGAGGGTGTTGCCGACCCCCTGGAAGCTCTGGTGGACGTCGGCGTCACCGCGGCCGTAGTTCGCGTGGCTGGTGTGCACGAGCTGCGACATCGTGTCGAGCTCCTTCACCGCGGCGGACATCTTCTCCTGCAGCCGCCGCTGGAGGTCCCAGAAGGCCACGGCCTGGTCGCCCTTGTAGTTGCGCAGCGCCTCGGTCAGCTCGGACTCCAAGCTGGCCATCGTGGACTTGGCGTTCGTCGCGGTTTCCTCGAAACCCTGGACGGCGCGCGTCATGGCAGCGGAATCTGCCTGGAATCCCGGACTGGACATCGACGGGCCACCTCCTTCCTGAAGCGAATTCCCCTGGCGCGGTGGTCCGCGCGGTGTGAAAGTCACGCTAGAAAAGAGGCCAGTGTGGTCAAACGGCACAACTGCCGGTCGCGCTGACGGCACTATTACCCACGCGAGCGGGGGTAGGGCGGTCCCCACCCGCCGACGGTGGTCCGCTCCAGTGACCGCGAGCCGCCCGGACGCCACGCTTGAGACCATGGGAGACAAGGGAAATCCGCTGGTCACGGTCCGGTCGTGGCACCGCCCGCTGGTGGTGCTCGCCGGGGTGATGGGGGTGCTGTGCGCGGTCTCGCTGCTCGGGCTCCTCTTCGATGATCGCACGCTGGTCAACGCGCCGATCTGGCTCAAGCCGTTCAAGTTCTCCGTGTCGATCGGGCTGTACGCGCTGACGCTGGCGTGGCTGCTGACGCACGTGCGCCGCGGCCGCCGGGCCGGCTGGTGGTTCGGCACGCTGTTCGCCGTCGGCATCGGCCTGGACTTCGTGCTGCTCGTCTGGCAGATCGTCGTCCGCGGCCGCACGCTGCACTTCAACCAGTCCACGCCGATGGACACCGCGATCAACAACGTCGTCGCGGGCGGCGCGTACACCGCGTGGTCGATGACCGCCGCCGTCGCCGTCCTGCTGCTGTTCCAGCGCATCCCGGACCGCGCCCTGCGGTCGGCCCTGCGCTGGGGCGCCGCGCTCGCCGTGGTGGGGATGTACGTGGCGACGCTGATGTTCTCGCCGACACCGGGGCAGCAGGCGGTGCTGGAGGCGAACGGCAAGTACTCGACGTTCGGTGCGCACTCGGTCGGCGTCGAGGACGGCGGCCCCGGGCTGCCGGTGCTCGGCTGGAGCACGGTCGGCGGGGACCTGCGGATCCCGCACTTCGCCGGCATCCACGCCCTGCAGGTGCTGCCGCTGGTCGCGTTCGGGCTCCTCCTGCTGGCCCGCCGCTACCGCGTGCTCGAATCCGACGTCGTCCGCCGCCGGC
Encoded proteins:
- the nadA gene encoding quinolinate synthase NadA, with the protein product MTSTLDQDLTPYGGVEANAAWAEEVRRLAKQRDAVLLAHNYQVPEIQDIADHTGDSLALSRIAASSDASTIVFCGVHFMAETAKILAPEKTVLIPDARAGCSLADSITGAELRAWKAEHPGAVVVSYVNTTAEVKAETDICCTSSNAVDVVASIPADQEVLFLPDQFLGAHVKRVTGRENMHIWAGECHVHAGINGAELAARAAEEPDADLFIHPECGCATSALYLAGEGAVAPDRVKILSTGDMVHEARDTRAKTVLVATEIGMIHQLRKAAPGIDFRAVNDRASCRYMKMITPAALLRCLRDGLDEVHVDLETAARAKASVQRMIEIGQPGGGE
- a CDS encoding L-aspartate oxidase produces the protein MTTPVNDPRAKTPVWEARADLVVIGSGVAGLTAALRAQALGLHVLVITKAAVADGNTRWAQGGVAVVMENEHDLDDSVARHAEDTFTAGAGLCDEAAVRSILDGGPAAVARLRADGAQFDAAASGLLARAREGGHSAFRVIHAGGDATGAEVERALVAQAGQTGVPVLEHHIAVDALRTPGGRVAGVTVLDHHGVPGVVRAPAVLVASGGLGQLYQATSNPEIATGDGIALALRAGATVADIEFVQFHPTVLYTPGARGRCPLVTEAVRGEGATLVDGAGLPVMRGVHPLGDLAPRDVVSAAITRRMLTAPGGIDDHVFLDATGIEGFAQRFPTVFGACAALGLDPAVDPIPVTPAAHFSCGGIVTTVAGRSSVAGLYAAGEVARTGLHGANRLASNSLLEGLVVGQRVAEAVAADLAAGLLADPARGRLPSWTTAPAAERDSLQRVMSRYAAIGRDADGLAAAGSVLDLSLSDTPLWTHAAVEDAALTVVAQAMLAAAVRRTESRGCHVRTDFPDRDDAWRRSQLIRLSPSGQPVLADPIPLEGVA
- the nadC gene encoding carboxylating nicotinate-nucleotide diphosphorylase; this translates as MTFPISDTVRRLVAAAGLDVDDVERVVTTALGEDLRYGPDATTASTVPADAAAVAELTPRVDGVVAGLPVALAVFDMVLGDGYEVLARREDGDRLVAGEPALVLAGPVRGLLTAERTALNLLCHLSGVATATAAWVSEVDGTGCAIRDSRKTLPGLRLLQKYAVRCGGGVNHRLGLGDAVLIKDNHVVAAGSVTAALAAARAHAPELACEVEVDTLDQLDEALAAGADEVLLDNFTPEQCRRAVARRDEVSPKTRLESSGGLTLDRGRAYALSGVDYLSVGGLTHSSPALDLGMDLR
- a CDS encoding S8 family serine peptidase produces the protein MLAVAGLLTASGVLGAPAASAEGCANPSGTYTGEVPWGQRLVDPARLWPLTRGDGQLVAVLGTGVDAQNAQFAPGQLEGGAGTERTDCDGRGTIAAGIVGAQPDPATTFAGVAPGVRLLPIRYTAGDGGDPGQLADAIDRAVDRRASVILVAVPAAADSPALSGAVARARSAGAVVVSAASATQQGARTYPTATSGVLAVGSVNQAGEPVQTEAGDYVGVAAPGADLVSTSAGAGGAAAHRWPVTDPSLAAGYVAGVAALVRAYHPELSGDQVVTRLTLTAHRPPSGAHDPRLGWGVLDAYAAVSSTLPADVPPPGAVPPSASAPAVVPAAAPAPPPSDVPAGTIALAGVALAAAAGVTVAAVRRARRRGWRPTRFTP
- a CDS encoding IS3 family transposase gives rise to the protein MIYRYRFISEHRTTFGVKRLCQVLGLRRQGFHEWVAAEEARAARAEAEAGLVRVIAGIHAEHRGAYGVPRVTAELHRRGIVVNHKRVERLMREHGLAGITRRKRRALTRPAAGPTAPVGDLIRRDFTASAPGTRLVGDITCLPTFEGWLYLATVIDLHTREIVGHAMADHMRTTLVCQAIDLAAARGLIQPDAVFHSDRGVQYTSGQFRTALAERKIRPSVGRVGSCYDNAVAEAFFATLKTEIGTTIWPTRAAARHDVFTWLRYYNNKRLHSAIGQHTPAEARTNYAQALAA
- a CDS encoding transposase, which encodes MSRRSKYPEQFRRDAVELVNSSDRPLRQIARELGVNHETLRSWVNVAKQAAEAGPPAEDPAVTDEVTRLRKQVAELQKEKEILRKAAAYFAREMDR
- a CDS encoding alpha/beta hydrolase codes for the protein MTAAGYRVAPARLDTVAGEFGSRAESLGTAQSAVAGEKLPAAAFGQVSESAAAAKTFEKTMTELGAKLESSVSRLRTLQSGLTACAAGYRRADAQVAAMYRALLPEDPLPRAGNPAGIGGSADTGAWAHAIADNRGKVADALTAERLRLAALTDPDEVARSQARIKLYEDILAHDRQILRFDPSGNGRIVELVGHIEPGTRNVGLFVPGVNTQMSNFDAYAGLGRSLVAADPSGRTAVVVWADGVFPQGPVAQGPDAGYAQAMAPDLKHFADDLRGEIASHAGSGVSLTAIGHSYGGATVGLAEAHGLDVDRVLHVESAGMGHGVWSPSDLPASQAGVQRFSMTAPLDPIVLAQGNAWGLEWTGIGHGADPDVFSGVTELPTGNDASGSALWGVSSHNDVLKPGSDSWTNIYRVLTSGGDLR
- a CDS encoding WXG100 family type VII secretion target; the protein is MTNTAHTNFAAYSHQQLYAMLQAGDPNSARHAADKWKSAALHLHEQAHNLNAELTEFKDQWTGGAADQYQRMIIDLANGISKVAQTAEAMNVMLDDAADALVKAKKEMPPPVSVPDVAPADVALAVNPPLLPPDASPAVIQAAAQQRQQAIANVEAQQAAANAAGSAHGKAIVVMTQLAGEYTVAEESIPASPNAVQTPATPPAGGGAGSTGSPGLVGNGMTGGPGVVVTPTDGHPLPGGGTTTQPGTTVPTSNPLFGDMFTAGLAAASAAAFGRFGSIMPKVPSWATGKDPKDDKEQPPGTKLGGGGAGVEGGTGGGIPIGGGDAPSLGGGGVPVGGGLTGPGEVPAAHSGLAGDGGAGNALSGLAGGAAGAVGAAAAKSAMPMMPMMPMGMGGGGDMGSGRRIPAWLVETENVWGQSAPVAPPVIGEDSV
- a CDS encoding WXG100 family type VII secretion target, whose translation is MSSPGFQADSAAMTRAVQGFEETATNAKSTMASLESELTEALRNYKGDQAVAFWDLQRRLQEKMSAAVKELDTMSQLVHTSHANYGRGDADVHQSFQGVGNTLEGSGVLPRLNP